The Clostridia bacterium genome includes a window with the following:
- a CDS encoding elongation factor G has translation MKTYPAEKIRNVVFLGHGSKGKTSLIEAMLYLAKVTERLGKVDDGNSNLDFDPEESRRKISISLSLASFDWNGTKINAIDTPGYFDFEGEAISGAAAADAAVIVLTADNADTVGTYKAMKLCKKNGLARMFFINRVDDENANFYETLDKLHEIYGSEVIPVILPAIKDRKLECFVNLLDNEAYTFENGVEKKVPVPDYMAERIEHYKEVINESVAEVSEELMEKYFSGEAFTEAEIKDGIAKGIVNGSISPVYPGVALTLTGIVPLLDGITHMLPSPVDTKKVESGAPVAQIFKTVADDFVGKVSYFRVYSGEIKPDMTVYNPRANTTEKIAHVYNIVGKKQIEVDTIPAGDIGAVTKMASASTCDTLCTQSNETVMPVFDFPKPCLSKAIAPKAKGDEEKIASGLRKLMEEDPTISFENNAETKQQIISGMGETQLDVIVSKLKNSKSSVSVDLKDAKVPYREKIRKKVEVQGRHKKQSGGHGQFGDVWIRFEPCEGDEMIFEEEVFGGSVPKNFFPAVEKGLRDSVTKGVLAGYPVVGLKATLYDGSYHPVDSSEMAFKIAANLAYKEGMAKASPVLLEPIANLKVVVPSDMMGDVMGDVSKRRGRILGMNPAEEKGMQIVEAEVPMAEMSDYAIFLRSLTQGKGWFEQKFERYDEAPANEAQKVIDAAAKENEE, from the coding sequence ATGAAAACTTATCCTGCCGAAAAGATCAGAAACGTCGTATTCCTCGGACACGGCAGCAAGGGCAAGACTTCTCTTATCGAAGCCATGCTTTATCTTGCGAAGGTCACCGAGCGCCTCGGAAAGGTGGACGACGGCAACTCCAACCTCGACTTCGATCCCGAGGAATCCAGAAGAAAGATATCCATCTCGCTTTCACTCGCCTCCTTTGACTGGAACGGGACCAAGATCAACGCGATCGACACTCCCGGTTACTTCGACTTTGAGGGCGAAGCCATCAGCGGCGCCGCCGCCGCGGACGCCGCGGTCATCGTTCTGACCGCCGACAACGCCGACACCGTCGGCACCTACAAGGCGATGAAGCTCTGCAAGAAGAACGGCCTCGCCCGTATGTTCTTCATCAACCGCGTCGACGACGAGAACGCGAACTTCTACGAAACCCTCGACAAGCTGCACGAGATCTACGGCAGCGAGGTCATTCCGGTCATCCTGCCCGCGATAAAGGACAGAAAGCTCGAGTGCTTTGTCAACCTGCTCGACAACGAGGCGTACACCTTCGAGAACGGCGTCGAGAAAAAGGTTCCGGTTCCGGATTACATGGCCGAGCGCATCGAGCATTACAAAGAAGTCATCAACGAGAGCGTCGCCGAAGTCAGCGAAGAACTGATGGAGAAGTACTTCTCCGGCGAAGCCTTCACCGAGGCCGAGATCAAGGACGGCATCGCCAAGGGCATAGTCAACGGCTCCATCAGCCCGGTCTATCCCGGCGTCGCGCTTACGCTGACCGGCATCGTTCCGCTGCTTGACGGCATCACCCACATGCTTCCGTCGCCCGTTGATACCAAGAAGGTCGAATCCGGCGCTCCCGTCGCCCAGATCTTCAAGACCGTAGCCGACGACTTCGTCGGAAAGGTCTCCTACTTCCGCGTTTACTCCGGCGAGATCAAACCGGATATGACGGTATACAATCCGCGCGCGAACACGACCGAAAAGATCGCCCACGTTTACAATATCGTCGGCAAGAAGCAGATCGAGGTCGACACCATCCCCGCCGGCGACATCGGCGCGGTAACGAAGATGGCCTCCGCCTCCACCTGCGACACCCTCTGCACGCAGAGCAACGAGACCGTCATGCCGGTCTTCGATTTCCCGAAGCCCTGCCTCTCCAAAGCCATCGCTCCCAAGGCGAAGGGCGATGAAGAAAAGATCGCTTCCGGCCTCCGCAAGCTGATGGAAGAGGATCCCACCATCTCCTTCGAGAACAACGCCGAAACGAAGCAGCAGATCATCAGCGGCATGGGCGAAACTCAGCTCGACGTTATCGTTTCCAAGCTGAAGAACAGCAAGTCCAGCGTTTCCGTCGATCTTAAGGACGCGAAGGTGCCTTACCGTGAGAAGATCCGCAAGAAGGTCGAAGTTCAGGGCAGACACAAGAAGCAGTCCGGCGGCCACGGCCAGTTCGGCGACGTGTGGATCCGCTTCGAGCCCTGCGAGGGCGACGAAATGATCTTTGAAGAGGAAGTATTCGGCGGCTCCGTCCCGAAGAACTTCTTCCCCGCGGTCGAGAAGGGCCTGCGCGACAGCGTGACCAAGGGCGTACTCGCCGGCTACCCGGTCGTCGGCCTGAAGGCCACCCTGTACGATGGCTCCTACCATCCCGTCGACTCTTCCGAAATGGCGTTCAAGATCGCCGCTAACCTCGCTTACAAAGAGGGTATGGCGAAGGCGTCTCCGGTCCTGCTCGAGCCCATCGCGAATCTCAAGGTCGTCGTTCCGAGCGACATGATGGGCGACGTCATGGGCGACGTCAGCAAGCGCCGCGGCAGGATCCTCGGCATGAACCCCGCCGAAGAGAAGGGCATGCAGATCGTCGAAGCCGAAGTCCCGATGGCCGAGATGAGCGACTACGCGATCTTCCTGCGTTCCCTCACTCAGGGCAAGGGCTGGTTCGAGCAGAAGTTCGAGCGCTACGACGAAGCTCCCGCCAACGAGGCGCAGAAGGTCATCGACGCCGCCGCGAAGGAGAACGAGGAGTAA
- a CDS encoding class I SAM-dependent methyltransferase gives MSEHYFSSEPTSASRPRSFELTVGGVSVRFNSDAGVFSADRVDRGSRVLLEALLRFREWDGARVLDLGCGYGAIGVTLAKAGASVVMCDVNERALALCRENVRLNGVSAVCAESDAGDGMEGPFDAVVTNPPIRAGKKTVYAFFDNAFGLLKAGGELFVVIRRQQGAESAEKHIRVLFGNCETIEKEAGYRVLHSVKG, from the coding sequence ATGAGCGAGCATTACTTTTCCTCCGAGCCGACGAGCGCGTCCCGTCCGCGCAGCTTCGAGCTGACCGTCGGCGGCGTATCCGTGCGCTTCAACAGCGACGCCGGCGTCTTTTCCGCCGACAGGGTGGACAGGGGCAGCCGCGTGCTGCTCGAGGCGCTGCTGCGCTTCCGCGAATGGGACGGCGCACGCGTACTCGATCTCGGCTGCGGCTACGGCGCGATAGGCGTGACGCTCGCTAAGGCGGGCGCCTCCGTCGTCATGTGCGACGTCAACGAACGCGCTCTCGCGCTCTGCCGCGAAAACGTCCGTCTGAACGGAGTTTCCGCCGTGTGCGCGGAGTCCGACGCGGGCGATGGGATGGAAGGCCCGTTCGACGCCGTCGTCACGAACCCGCCCATCCGCGCCGGCAAGAAGACCGTATACGCCTTCTTCGACAACGCCTTCGGGCTGCTGAAGGCGGGGGGAGAGCTGTTCGTTGTCATACGCAGACAGCAGGGCGCCGAGAGCGCGGAGAAGCACATCCGTGTGCTTTTCGGCAACTGCGAAACTATAGAAAAAGAAGCGGGTTACCGCGTTTTACATTCAGTCAAAGGGTGA
- a CDS encoding YegS/Rv2252/BmrU family lipid kinase has protein sequence MEFVQLLYNPTAGKRRKSRKFIEQLVYLLAQEREHVRVYPSKEKGDLTRFFDTFDPEGCKAIFILGGDGTINEVVNGMMNHSVDVPVFVCPIGTANDFAYYLGVKPKAKKCVELYKAGKLGGIDVGVANDQYFINICGAGLFMNSTMEFDPAKKAKWGKLAYYAKGVSMVKLLKHYRLRVVAEETEIEDDFFFFIAMNGVSTGGLKKIACDAVADDGLLDFVGVKYIKFRSVVPLFIKLLLGRHLHNKNVVYFRTKQLYVEAVNHDWVFGHADMDGQHGPDLPMNISVIPKALRFFIK, from the coding sequence TTGGAATTCGTACAGTTACTTTACAATCCTACCGCGGGCAAGCGCAGAAAGTCCCGCAAGTTTATTGAACAGCTCGTCTACCTGCTCGCGCAGGAGCGGGAGCACGTCCGCGTTTATCCCAGCAAGGAGAAGGGCGATCTGACGCGGTTTTTCGACACGTTTGATCCTGAGGGGTGCAAGGCGATCTTCATCCTCGGCGGCGACGGAACGATCAACGAGGTCGTCAACGGCATGATGAATCACTCCGTCGACGTGCCGGTCTTCGTCTGCCCGATAGGCACGGCGAACGACTTCGCCTACTACCTCGGCGTGAAGCCGAAGGCGAAAAAGTGCGTGGAGCTCTACAAGGCGGGCAAACTCGGAGGCATCGACGTAGGCGTCGCCAACGATCAGTATTTCATCAACATCTGCGGCGCCGGACTTTTCATGAACAGCACAATGGAGTTCGACCCCGCCAAAAAGGCGAAGTGGGGCAAGCTCGCTTACTACGCCAAGGGCGTGTCGATGGTCAAGCTGCTTAAGCACTATCGCCTGCGCGTAGTCGCGGAGGAGACCGAGATCGAGGACGATTTCTTCTTCTTCATCGCGATGAACGGAGTCAGCACCGGAGGGCTTAAAAAGATCGCCTGTGACGCCGTCGCGGACGACGGACTGCTCGACTTCGTCGGCGTAAAGTACATAAAGTTCCGCAGCGTCGTGCCGCTCTTCATCAAGCTGCTGCTCGGCAGACACCTTCACAACAAGAACGTCGTCTACTTCCGCACGAAGCAGCTTTACGTCGAAGCGGTCAACCACGACTGGGTTTTCGGCCACGCCGACATGGACGGCCAGCACGGTCCCGACCTGCCGATGAATATCTCGGTAATACCGAAGGCGCTGCGCTTTTTTATCAAATAG